A region of Thermococcus argininiproducens DNA encodes the following proteins:
- a CDS encoding TrmB family transcriptional regulator → MENYAFLIEKLQELGLTKREAEVYLAILVRNGATVKDLLESLDIHQPQLYNIIQSLIRKGFIRASAGRPRIYTASDISALIDIQKMKFDLLKTTLQEELTKIKSRSEEEGPYISMVRSLEGVLASIIEIVNSAEVEIRAELPSPIFKELKHYLLGAAQRGVNLYLLVYPGTGGFEEFERFKDQVKIKTSELGNFLLVIADLSSAVYAKRRFFSVHKLPVSNTEIYGYVIQEKDLLLRLLNIHNNLWIKAKEALCWVSRPELYPKTFIEFSMALNELETLLKLGYTPIVTVEGRDIKSSYPIKTKGRVRSVNRFGIVSNFVLESEEGTLTIGGFDAEVEDIEAQRIIIEKIER, encoded by the coding sequence ATGGAAAACTATGCGTTTTTGATTGAGAAGCTACAGGAACTAGGACTCACAAAAAGAGAAGCTGAAGTGTATCTTGCTATTCTTGTGAGGAATGGGGCCACCGTGAAGGATCTTCTTGAGTCATTGGATATACATCAACCTCAATTATATAACATAATCCAAAGCCTCATCAGGAAGGGGTTTATTAGAGCTTCTGCGGGGAGGCCTAGAATATATACTGCAAGTGATATAAGTGCTCTCATAGATATTCAAAAAATGAAATTTGATCTTCTAAAAACCACGCTTCAAGAAGAACTTACGAAAATAAAAAGCAGATCGGAAGAAGAGGGACCGTATATCTCTATGGTTAGGAGTTTAGAAGGTGTATTAGCTAGCATTATAGAGATAGTTAACTCTGCAGAAGTAGAAATTAGAGCAGAACTGCCATCTCCTATTTTTAAAGAGCTCAAACATTATCTTTTAGGGGCTGCTCAGAGAGGAGTGAACTTATATCTTTTGGTATACCCTGGAACCGGGGGATTTGAGGAATTTGAGAGATTCAAAGATCAAGTGAAAATAAAAACCTCTGAGCTTGGGAACTTTTTGCTTGTTATTGCAGATCTTTCAAGTGCAGTTTATGCAAAAAGAAGGTTCTTTAGTGTTCACAAGCTTCCCGTTTCAAATACGGAGATTTATGGGTATGTCATTCAAGAAAAGGATTTATTACTTAGGTTACTAAACATTCATAATAATCTATGGATAAAGGCTAAGGAAGCTCTTTGTTGGGTTTCAAGGCCTGAATTGTATCCAAAGACCTTTATAGAATTTTCTATGGCGCTTAATGAACTAGAAACTCTCTTAAAGCTTGGTTACACTCCCATAGTTACAGTAGAAGGAAGAGACATTAAAAGTAGTTACCCCATAAAAACCAAAGGAAGAGTTCGTTCTGTAAACCGTTTTGGAATCGTAAGTAATTTTGTTCTTGAAAGTGAGGAAGGAACATTAACTATAGGAGGATTTGATGCAGAAGTGGAAGATATCGAGGCTCAGCGTATTATAATAGAGAAAATAGAAAGATGA
- a CDS encoding HAD family hydrolase, protein MKEIALIWDFDGVLVFTPHEEAWKRAARHYGADIDHEFYVAYVSGKPRYEGAHKILELKGIYEKYNARSEEERKELLHEFAEFKNRIVNEMFEREEYKVNWNAILFLQNAKKAGIKNALASASKNATKLAKKVKIGEKTLADLFDVNVSGMAPTKKEVFKLAMEELRRNFSDIKFFFVIEDAPAGIQAGKELGAFTLGYEREAKLNSADLTFDDFAKLTTKNLQQLIEIKEGKV, encoded by the coding sequence ATGAAGGAGATAGCACTAATATGGGACTTTGATGGCGTGTTAGTCTTTACTCCCCACGAAGAAGCTTGGAAAAGAGCTGCAAGGCACTACGGAGCGGACATTGATCATGAGTTTTATGTGGCCTATGTTTCAGGGAAACCACGATATGAGGGAGCTCATAAGATATTAGAACTTAAAGGGATTTATGAAAAATATAACGCAAGAAGTGAAGAAGAGAGAAAGGAACTTCTACATGAATTTGCGGAGTTTAAGAACAGGATAGTCAACGAGATGTTTGAAAGGGAGGAATACAAGGTTAATTGGAATGCAATACTCTTTTTACAGAATGCAAAAAAAGCTGGAATAAAGAATGCTCTTGCATCCGCATCTAAAAATGCTACAAAACTAGCGAAAAAAGTCAAGATTGGGGAGAAAACACTTGCTGATTTGTTTGATGTGAATGTTAGTGGAATGGCTCCAACTAAAAAAGAGGTTTTCAAATTGGCAATGGAAGAGTTGAGAAGAAATTTTTCAGATATCAAATTTTTCTTCGTAATTGAAGATGCTCCAGCAGGTATTCAGGCTGGAAAAGAACTTGGGGCCTTTACTTTGGGTTATGAAAGGGAAGCGAAGTTGAATAGTGCTGATTTGACTTTTGATGATTTTGCCAAATTGACTACTAAGAACCTTCAGCAGCTTATAGAAATAAAGGAGGGTAAGGTATGA
- a CDS encoding glycoside hydrolase family 65 protein: MKFNFEFNRYSPREEELYGTILTLGNGHIGLRGEIELEPTIYGTTVAGIYDYAPYFYREIVNAPRVIGLQMMFSGEPLNLSTHKLSRYERELNIEEGTLKTWVHMETHKGVKIQYESLRIVHGKRKNLIILKFKFQASKGGLLTLVNPIETDVANPSYRPEIMVKHCSLKELYFDEKSIYAEVRTLDERYNIGIGSSLITEEKVERSVIKSSRGIAEVLSLQVRPNKVYEFVKYVVISSKNDENLKEEVLGELKEAVGLGFGKLYEEHREYWNDIWKKAKIEIEGDDEAEKGLNFSLFHLIQSLPRDSNISLTARGIHGFGYRGHVFWDTEIYALPFFIAVFPEDARRMLMYRYRNLESAKENAKLNGYDGAQFPWESADDGYEATPSLVPLDMAGKEVVRIYTGEEEHHITADIAYTVDLYYKFTRDEEFMSKYGLEIILETARFWASRVELDEKRGYVIRRVIGPDEYHEHVDNSFFTNLMAKHNLLLGVAYFKKALELGGEWMETIKRAGVDEEEVRGWFQVAERIYIPRQVEGVFEEFDGYFELEDYNLDPYGIGEARLPEEIRKRIGKTRLIKQADVIAAQYLLKEQFDLETIKKNFDYYIVRTTHASSLSMPAYSIVASWLDYGDLAYDYFMKCAYIDLKNIYGNTHDGFHLATAGGVWQALFRGFCGIDIKEDMIEISPKLPQKWKSVKLRFFFRGAWIDLVIKNNEIKVKLLNELKSVRVYAFGKEVVLGPGEEVTLEK; the protein is encoded by the coding sequence ATGAAGTTCAATTTCGAGTTTAACCGATACTCGCCAAGAGAAGAGGAGCTTTATGGTACGATATTAACATTGGGAAATGGCCATATTGGATTAAGGGGAGAAATTGAACTTGAACCCACAATATATGGTACAACTGTTGCAGGGATTTATGACTATGCTCCATACTTTTATAGAGAAATAGTGAATGCTCCTCGGGTAATTGGGCTACAGATGATGTTTAGTGGAGAACCCCTTAATTTGAGCACACACAAGCTTTCAAGATATGAAAGAGAACTTAATATTGAGGAAGGAACATTAAAGACCTGGGTTCACATGGAGACTCACAAAGGAGTGAAAATTCAATATGAGAGTTTAAGGATTGTTCATGGAAAACGAAAGAACCTTATTATATTAAAGTTTAAATTTCAAGCGAGTAAAGGTGGTTTATTAACTTTGGTAAATCCAATTGAAACAGATGTTGCAAACCCTTCTTACCGCCCAGAAATTATGGTAAAACATTGCTCACTTAAGGAACTTTATTTTGATGAAAAATCAATATATGCTGAGGTTAGAACACTGGATGAGAGATATAACATTGGGATTGGAAGTTCCCTTATCACGGAGGAAAAGGTGGAGAGAAGTGTTATAAAGAGTAGTAGAGGTATAGCAGAGGTTCTAAGTCTACAAGTTCGGCCTAACAAGGTTTATGAATTTGTTAAATACGTGGTTATATCCTCTAAAAACGATGAGAATTTAAAGGAAGAAGTTTTAGGAGAACTCAAAGAAGCTGTAGGATTGGGTTTTGGGAAGCTTTATGAAGAGCACAGAGAGTACTGGAATGATATTTGGAAAAAGGCCAAGATTGAGATTGAAGGTGATGATGAGGCAGAAAAGGGGCTTAACTTTAGTCTCTTCCATTTGATTCAGTCACTTCCAAGAGATAGCAATATTTCTCTAACAGCCAGGGGAATACACGGTTTTGGTTATAGGGGACATGTGTTCTGGGATACTGAGATCTATGCGCTCCCGTTTTTTATAGCAGTTTTTCCAGAGGATGCCAGGAGGATGCTGATGTATAGGTACAGGAATCTAGAATCTGCTAAAGAAAATGCTAAGCTCAATGGTTATGATGGTGCTCAATTCCCTTGGGAGTCTGCTGACGATGGATACGAGGCTACTCCTTCTCTTGTTCCTCTTGACATGGCTGGTAAGGAAGTTGTGAGAATTTACACAGGAGAGGAAGAGCACCATATAACCGCAGATATAGCTTATACTGTGGACTTGTACTATAAGTTTACTAGAGATGAAGAGTTCATGTCAAAATATGGGCTTGAGATAATTCTTGAAACGGCTCGTTTTTGGGCCAGTAGGGTAGAACTTGATGAGAAGAGAGGGTACGTAATACGAAGGGTCATAGGTCCAGATGAGTACCATGAGCACGTAGATAATAGCTTTTTCACAAATTTAATGGCAAAGCATAACCTTCTTTTAGGAGTTGCTTATTTTAAAAAAGCTCTGGAGCTTGGCGGTGAGTGGATGGAGACTATTAAAAGAGCAGGAGTCGATGAGGAAGAAGTTCGTGGATGGTTCCAGGTAGCAGAGAGAATATATATTCCAAGACAAGTGGAAGGGGTATTTGAGGAATTTGATGGGTATTTTGAGTTAGAAGACTACAACCTTGATCCATATGGCATTGGAGAAGCAAGATTGCCTGAAGAGATAAGAAAAAGGATAGGAAAAACAAGACTCATAAAGCAAGCAGATGTTATAGCAGCTCAATATCTGTTAAAGGAACAGTTTGATCTTGAGACAATTAAAAAGAACTTTGATTACTATATTGTCCGAACAACCCATGCCTCTTCGCTTTCAATGCCGGCCTACAGTATAGTAGCTTCTTGGTTAGATTATGGAGACTTGGCATATGACTATTTCATGAAATGTGCTTATATAGATCTTAAAAACATTTATGGAAATACTCATGATGGCTTCCATCTTGCAACCGCAGGCGGGGTATGGCAAGCACTCTTCAGAGGATTCTGTGGGATTGATATAAAGGAAGACATGATAGAAATCTCACCAAAGTTGCCTCAAAAGTGGAAATCAGTGAAACTTAGGTTCTTTTTTAGAGGTGCTTGGATTGATCTTGTTATCAAAAATAACGAGATAAAGGTGAAACTCCTCAATGAATTGAAGAGTGTAAGAGTTTATGCTTTCGGAAAAGAGGTTGTCCTAGGCCCAGGAGAGGAGGTAACTTTGGAGAAGTAG
- the speB gene encoding agmatinase, whose amino-acid sequence MELLYTYETLKLEFPMTEIEKADFVILGIPFDGTTSYKPGTRFGPTLIRQATLNLESYILDYDIDLAEVRIADVGDLAIVAGNPVETIKRGIKTIEEIRKLNPKAIPIVLGGEHSMTYAPVKALMPKSYIVFDAHLDLREQYEENPWNHACVARRISELGIEIAEFGIRSGTKEEVKYTKERGIHWVHARHYSFERFKEIVRELPDPIYISIDIDVFDLSMVPSTGTPEAGGLGFWEVVEALEWLVRNKEVVGFDIMEVAGMELGDVTALTAAKLLFYLMGMISMR is encoded by the coding sequence ATGGAATTGCTTTACACTTATGAAACCTTGAAACTTGAATTTCCTATGACTGAGATAGAAAAAGCAGATTTTGTAATTTTAGGGATTCCCTTTGATGGAACAACTTCTTATAAGCCTGGAACAAGGTTTGGTCCCACATTAATAAGGCAAGCTACTCTTAACTTAGAGAGTTATATTCTCGATTATGATATTGACTTGGCTGAGGTTAGAATAGCAGATGTTGGAGATTTAGCAATAGTGGCAGGTAATCCAGTTGAGACAATAAAACGTGGTATTAAAACAATTGAGGAGATAAGAAAACTGAATCCAAAAGCAATCCCAATAGTTCTCGGTGGAGAGCATTCAATGACTTATGCACCTGTTAAAGCTTTAATGCCAAAGAGCTACATTGTTTTCGATGCTCATTTGGATTTAAGGGAGCAATATGAAGAAAACCCGTGGAATCATGCTTGTGTAGCTAGACGCATATCCGAGTTGGGTATAGAAATAGCCGAATTTGGGATAAGAAGTGGAACTAAAGAGGAAGTAAAATACACAAAAGAAAGAGGTATTCATTGGGTTCATGCGAGACATTATAGCTTTGAGAGGTTCAAGGAAATTGTAAGAGAGTTGCCAGATCCGATATATATATCAATAGATATAGATGTCTTTGATCTTTCAATGGTGCCTTCTACGGGGACCCCCGAAGCAGGCGGCTTAGGATTTTGGGAAGTAGTAGAGGCATTAGAGTGGCTTGTACGTAATAAAGAAGTAGTTGGTTTTGATATAATGGAAGTGGCTGGGATGGAGCTTGGGGATGTCACAGCTTTAACAGCAGCAAAGCTTCTTTTTTACCTAATGGGAATGATTTCAATGAGATAA
- a CDS encoding chloride channel protein, whose protein sequence is MRTEKYIKKWSTILLLSIITGVIGGLGAVVFRKMVAIVRMLFFGSLLPRISFYYHGYNFGYIFLPAIGSLLIVAIIRNYPELKGNGIPEVIEAVIFKKGEIKGKLAFLKALATSITIGSGGSVGREGPIGFIGASLASALTQAFKLSPETKKLLTTCGLAAGIAGTFNTPFAGAMFALEVVYMGVFSINLVPIFLSAVVGNAVTLILLGEGFEVTLSSQITYNHVELPLLFLMGLIFGLLAAYWAKFIFWLTDKFEKSRAPLPFKLFIGGLGVGVIGMFFPKYGILGVGYEGIELAIAGLLPLTVLIFLGIGKMLATSLMISTGHSGGIFAPSLYTGALLGAAYGKMLSILFPTLGINTAVYALAGMAAFFSGLTQAPINQILMVAELTRGYALLPCVITSTTTSFLTARFILRGSSVYTLKLERRGFRIKTGRPVVLETIPVKDIMTTNPIFVNPQDRLIDIEHLVAHTGHDCFPVVNEKLEVLGIVGIKDFLNKPQKVKSLPIERFLRKNYAVGYLNETAHDAFEKLIKYDQNLLPIVESPECKKLIGVVTKRDIYKAYYRALQEMYIEEE, encoded by the coding sequence ATGAGAACCGAGAAGTATATCAAGAAATGGTCCACAATATTACTTCTATCTATCATTACCGGAGTAATTGGGGGGCTCGGGGCCGTTGTTTTTAGAAAGATGGTTGCAATCGTAAGAATGCTCTTCTTCGGTTCTCTCCTTCCACGTATATCTTTTTATTACCATGGATACAATTTCGGATACATTTTTCTTCCTGCAATTGGCAGCCTACTGATAGTAGCAATAATTAGAAATTATCCCGAATTAAAGGGAAATGGCATACCTGAGGTTATAGAAGCAGTAATATTCAAAAAAGGAGAGATAAAAGGAAAATTAGCATTTCTAAAAGCCTTGGCAACCTCAATAACCATAGGAAGTGGAGGAAGTGTGGGAAGAGAAGGGCCAATTGGATTTATTGGAGCTTCTCTGGCCTCAGCATTAACACAGGCTTTTAAGCTCTCTCCAGAAACGAAAAAGTTGCTAACCACATGTGGACTTGCTGCTGGAATAGCTGGGACTTTTAACACCCCATTTGCCGGAGCGATGTTTGCCCTCGAAGTAGTCTATATGGGAGTATTTTCTATAAACCTCGTCCCCATTTTTCTTTCTGCGGTTGTTGGGAATGCTGTGACATTAATATTATTAGGGGAGGGTTTTGAAGTCACTCTCTCTTCTCAAATAACATATAACCATGTAGAACTTCCTCTTCTATTCCTCATGGGGCTTATATTTGGTCTCTTAGCTGCATATTGGGCAAAATTTATCTTCTGGCTTACTGATAAATTTGAAAAGTCAAGAGCACCGCTTCCCTTTAAATTGTTCATCGGTGGGTTAGGGGTTGGAGTTATTGGAATGTTCTTCCCAAAATATGGAATCTTGGGTGTAGGTTATGAAGGAATAGAACTTGCCATTGCTGGATTGCTCCCACTTACTGTTTTAATCTTCTTAGGAATAGGAAAAATGCTTGCTACATCCCTTATGATATCTACTGGACATAGTGGAGGTATCTTCGCACCTAGCCTCTACACGGGAGCTCTACTTGGAGCAGCCTATGGGAAAATGTTAAGTATCTTATTCCCCACGCTTGGGATCAATACTGCTGTTTATGCTCTTGCTGGAATGGCAGCGTTTTTCAGTGGACTAACCCAAGCCCCCATAAATCAGATACTAATGGTAGCAGAACTCACAAGAGGGTATGCACTTCTTCCTTGCGTTATAACGTCCACTACCACAAGTTTTCTGACAGCGAGATTCATTCTTAGAGGCTCCTCGGTATATACATTAAAACTCGAACGCAGAGGTTTCCGTATAAAGACTGGTCGTCCCGTAGTTTTAGAGACAATCCCCGTAAAAGATATCATGACAACTAACCCCATCTTTGTGAACCCCCAAGATAGACTAATAGATATAGAACACCTTGTGGCACACACAGGACATGATTGCTTCCCAGTGGTTAACGAGAAACTAGAAGTACTCGGAATTGTAGGAATAAAGGATTTTCTGAACAAACCTCAAAAAGTAAAAAGTCTTCCTATTGAAAGATTTCTTAGAAAGAACTATGCAGTTGGATACCTTAATGAAACCGCTCATGATGCCTTTGAAAAATTAATAAAATATGATCAAAATCTACTTCCTATAGTAGAGTCTCCTGAATGCAAAAAGCTGATCGGAGTCGTGACAAAAAGAGATATCTACAAAGCATATTACAGAGCATTACAAGAAATGTATATAGAAGAAGAGTGA